From a single Amphiprion ocellaris isolate individual 3 ecotype Okinawa chromosome 18, ASM2253959v1, whole genome shotgun sequence genomic region:
- the pth3r gene encoding parathyroid hormone 3 receptor isoform X1, translating to MLSAQGIGVLAVFHSVITVTALIDSDDVITRDEQIYVLIGAHARCERSIQAQMALITEGDCVPEWDGIICWPRSKAGQLVSILCPEYIYDFNHRGRAYRQCDASGNWELVPSINRTWANYTECTRYLSSNHRSHEEKVFERLHLMYTVGYSISLASLLVAVSILCYFKRLHCTRNYIHVHLFTSFICRAVSIFVKDAVLYSISDDSRTEPEFTAEKPHMAGCKVAVTLFLYFLATNHYWILVEGLYLHSLIFMAFLSDKNYLWALTIIGWGVPAVFVSIWVSARASLADTQCWDISAGNLKWIYQVPILAAIVVNFLLFINIIRVLASKLWETNTGKLDPRQQYRKLLKSTLVLMPLFGVHYMVFMALPYTEVSGLLWQVQMHYEMFFNSSQGFFVAFIYCFCNGEVQAEVKKAWLRRNLVQDFKQKARMTSSGGGGSCYYGGMMSHTTTHSVSLSAAHPRALSFTGGVVASAGAAAGGSGVRAPRHAFPASPHPHSSLRGPAAGDSETPGPQQELALWKPGGAESGVFTRHARAARGNDACESHAAEDPDNSLSVKELETIL from the exons ATGTTGTCTGCGCAGGGAATTGGTGTTTTGGCTGTTTTCCACAGTGTAATAACAGTTACTGCACTG ATAGACTCAGATGATGTCATCACACGAGACGAGCAGATCTACGTTCTGATTGGTGCTCATGCCAGGTGTGAAAGGAGCATCCAGGCACAAATGGCCCTTATTACAG AAGGTGACTGTGTCCCGGAGTGGGATGGGATCATCTGCTGGCCACGGAGCAAAGCTGGTCAGCTGGTGTCCATTCTGTGTCCAGAATACATCTACGACTTCAACCACAGAG GACGAGCCTACCGCCAGTGTGATGCTTCAGggaactgggagctggttcccaGCATCAACCGCACCTGGGCAAACTACACTGAGTGCACCAGATATCTGAGCTCCAACCACAGGAGCCACGAGGAG aAGGTGTTTGAACGACTTCACCTCATGTACACTGTTGGCTACTCCATTTCTCTCGCATCTCTGCTGGTGGCCGTCTCCATCCTCTGCTATTTTAA ACGGCTCCACTGCACCCGCAACTACATCCACGTTCACCTCTTCACCTCCTTCATATGTCGAGCAGTCAGCATTTTTGTGAAGGACGCCGTGCTCTACTCCATATCTGATGACAGCAGAACTGAGCCCGAGTTCACAGCAGAGAAGCCCCATatg GCTGGTTGTAAAGTGGCCGTTACTCTCTTCCTGTACTTCCTGGCAACTAATCACTACTGGATCCTGGTGGAGGGTTTGTACCTCCACAGCCTCATCTTCATGGCCTTCCTGTCTGATAAGAACTATCTGTGGGCCCTGACCATCATCGGCTGGG GAGttccagctgtgtttgtgtccatcTGGGTCAGTGCACGAGCTTCACTAGCAGACACTCA ATGTTGGGACATCAGTGCTGGAAACCTGAAGTGGATTTATCAAGTTCCCATCCTGGCAGCCATTGTT GTAAATTTCCTCCTTTTCATTAACATAATTCGTGTCCTGGCCTCTAAACTGTGGGAAACTAACACTGGGAAACTGGACCCCCGGCAGCAGTACAG GAAGCTGCTCAAGTCCACATTAGTCCTCATGCCCTTGTTTGGAGTCCACTACATGGTGTTCATGGCTCTTCCCTACACTGAGGTCTCTGGGCTGCTGTGGCAGGTGCAGATGCATTATGAGATGTTCTTCAATTCTTCACAG gGTTTTTTTGTGGCGTTTATCTACTGTTTCTGCAATGGGGAG GTGCAGGCGGAGGTAAAGAAGGCTTGGTTAAGACGCAACCTGGTGCAGGACTTCAAACAGAAAGCCAGGATGACCAGCAGCGGCGGCGGAGGCAGCTGTTACTACGGCGGCATGATGTCCCACACCACCACCCACAGTGTCAGTCTATCTGCTGCCCATCCCAGAGCTCTGTCCTTCACCGGGGGAGTGGTGGCCtcagctggagctgctgctggagggtCGGGGGTCAGAGCGCCGCGCCACGCTTTCCCAGCGTCCCCCCACCCGCACAGCAGCCTGCGTGGACCCGCTGCCGGTGACTCCGAGACCCCAGGACCCCAACAGGAACTGGCTCTGTGGAAACCAGGGGGGGCTGAGTCAGGGGTTTTTACCAGACATGCCAGAGCCGCCAGAGGAAACGATGCGTGTGAAAGTCATGCAGCAGAAGACCCTGACAACTCCTTATCTGTGAAAGAACTGGAGACCATCTTGTGA
- the pth3r gene encoding parathyroid hormone 3 receptor isoform X2, translating into MLSAQGIGVLAVFHSVITVTALIDSDDVITRDEQIYVLIGAHARCERSIQAQMALITEGDCVPEWDGIICWPRSKAGQLVSILCPEYIYDFNHRGRAYRQCDASGNWELVPSINRTWANYTECTRYLSSNHRSHEEVFERLHLMYTVGYSISLASLLVAVSILCYFKRLHCTRNYIHVHLFTSFICRAVSIFVKDAVLYSISDDSRTEPEFTAEKPHMAGCKVAVTLFLYFLATNHYWILVEGLYLHSLIFMAFLSDKNYLWALTIIGWGVPAVFVSIWVSARASLADTQCWDISAGNLKWIYQVPILAAIVVNFLLFINIIRVLASKLWETNTGKLDPRQQYRKLLKSTLVLMPLFGVHYMVFMALPYTEVSGLLWQVQMHYEMFFNSSQGFFVAFIYCFCNGEVQAEVKKAWLRRNLVQDFKQKARMTSSGGGGSCYYGGMMSHTTTHSVSLSAAHPRALSFTGGVVASAGAAAGGSGVRAPRHAFPASPHPHSSLRGPAAGDSETPGPQQELALWKPGGAESGVFTRHARAARGNDACESHAAEDPDNSLSVKELETIL; encoded by the exons ATGTTGTCTGCGCAGGGAATTGGTGTTTTGGCTGTTTTCCACAGTGTAATAACAGTTACTGCACTG ATAGACTCAGATGATGTCATCACACGAGACGAGCAGATCTACGTTCTGATTGGTGCTCATGCCAGGTGTGAAAGGAGCATCCAGGCACAAATGGCCCTTATTACAG AAGGTGACTGTGTCCCGGAGTGGGATGGGATCATCTGCTGGCCACGGAGCAAAGCTGGTCAGCTGGTGTCCATTCTGTGTCCAGAATACATCTACGACTTCAACCACAGAG GACGAGCCTACCGCCAGTGTGATGCTTCAGggaactgggagctggttcccaGCATCAACCGCACCTGGGCAAACTACACTGAGTGCACCAGATATCTGAGCTCCAACCACAGGAGCCACGAGGAG GTGTTTGAACGACTTCACCTCATGTACACTGTTGGCTACTCCATTTCTCTCGCATCTCTGCTGGTGGCCGTCTCCATCCTCTGCTATTTTAA ACGGCTCCACTGCACCCGCAACTACATCCACGTTCACCTCTTCACCTCCTTCATATGTCGAGCAGTCAGCATTTTTGTGAAGGACGCCGTGCTCTACTCCATATCTGATGACAGCAGAACTGAGCCCGAGTTCACAGCAGAGAAGCCCCATatg GCTGGTTGTAAAGTGGCCGTTACTCTCTTCCTGTACTTCCTGGCAACTAATCACTACTGGATCCTGGTGGAGGGTTTGTACCTCCACAGCCTCATCTTCATGGCCTTCCTGTCTGATAAGAACTATCTGTGGGCCCTGACCATCATCGGCTGGG GAGttccagctgtgtttgtgtccatcTGGGTCAGTGCACGAGCTTCACTAGCAGACACTCA ATGTTGGGACATCAGTGCTGGAAACCTGAAGTGGATTTATCAAGTTCCCATCCTGGCAGCCATTGTT GTAAATTTCCTCCTTTTCATTAACATAATTCGTGTCCTGGCCTCTAAACTGTGGGAAACTAACACTGGGAAACTGGACCCCCGGCAGCAGTACAG GAAGCTGCTCAAGTCCACATTAGTCCTCATGCCCTTGTTTGGAGTCCACTACATGGTGTTCATGGCTCTTCCCTACACTGAGGTCTCTGGGCTGCTGTGGCAGGTGCAGATGCATTATGAGATGTTCTTCAATTCTTCACAG gGTTTTTTTGTGGCGTTTATCTACTGTTTCTGCAATGGGGAG GTGCAGGCGGAGGTAAAGAAGGCTTGGTTAAGACGCAACCTGGTGCAGGACTTCAAACAGAAAGCCAGGATGACCAGCAGCGGCGGCGGAGGCAGCTGTTACTACGGCGGCATGATGTCCCACACCACCACCCACAGTGTCAGTCTATCTGCTGCCCATCCCAGAGCTCTGTCCTTCACCGGGGGAGTGGTGGCCtcagctggagctgctgctggagggtCGGGGGTCAGAGCGCCGCGCCACGCTTTCCCAGCGTCCCCCCACCCGCACAGCAGCCTGCGTGGACCCGCTGCCGGTGACTCCGAGACCCCAGGACCCCAACAGGAACTGGCTCTGTGGAAACCAGGGGGGGCTGAGTCAGGGGTTTTTACCAGACATGCCAGAGCCGCCAGAGGAAACGATGCGTGTGAAAGTCATGCAGCAGAAGACCCTGACAACTCCTTATCTGTGAAAGAACTGGAGACCATCTTGTGA